In Desulfobacter hydrogenophilus, the genomic stretch TTATACGAATTTTCAATTGTATAACCGCCTTGGGACGACTCAAATTTTCCTAAAATTTTCAAATTTCCGGGCTGTTTTGTCTCTCTTTCATTGTTCATATCTCTTCTTTTGGGGCGGTCAAGGATAATGCCGTTTTTGACAATTCGCATTCCGGTTTTAGAAAAAGGGATACTTGAATTTTTTTTTGTCTTTCCGCCTATATCCGTTAAAACATAACCTGCTCCCCGTGGCCTTACTTCAAGACCGACCTTGGCCAGTTCTCTATGAAAGTCTTGCCAGGTATCAGATTTAATTGCCGCCTGGGCGATAAACTCTTTTGATTCTAAAATAAAGGTCTCAAAGGATTTTAGCCCGGTTTTAGTTTCAAAATCTTTGGCTTTGGAGTTTTCCCGTTTGGGCTCCCGTTGAAAAAATTCTTTTACCTCATGATCCCCGGCTGATTTTTCATAAAAACCAAACCGGTCTTGAAGCTTTTTCTTGGACAAATTTTTATCAAAATCGCTTAATTTTATATGATGACCATCTTTTTGTTTGTGGCCGATTGCAGCCAGAATACAGCCGTTCCCACGCATTTGCACAGTTAGGCCGTAAACGGCAAGTTCTTTGTGCAAGGACTGCCAATCCTTGGCATTGTCAAAGGCCTGCTTAATATCTGCTTGCCGCAGCTTCACGTAATCGCTAAATTGCTGTTCAACACCGATATCAACCTTAAGCTTATATTTTTCCTCCAGGAGCCGGCACGTTTTATCTCGTTTATAATAATCATAGAAAGGATCATGCCGAGTGTATTTTTCCTTATGAATCATATTGTAAGCAACGTGCATATGAGGATTGTCAGTGTTGATATGTATTCCGCAGAGCCGTTGATGGTCTTCAAAACCTAACGCTGCAGCAAATTCTTTTTCAATGTTTTTAAAATCCTCCAGGGAAAGTTTTTTGAAATCTTCGGGATGAAAACTGACTACCATATGATAAGTTTTTTCTTTTTTTGTCCGGGTATTCATTGCCTGGGTTGCTTTAATTTCATCAATGGCCAGATCATAATCCTGCCCCGCATAACAGCCGGCTGTCCATTTTGCAAAGAGCTTTTCTCTTTCATGACCGGCGCCTATATACAGCCCTAAACGCTTTATCTTGTCGTTTTGCGGTTCGCAATGGATTCGTTTTGATATCATGGCATTAAACTGTGATGATGGTACTATGGTCCAAAGACATCAAAAATGTCGGTGTTGCCTGAATATATGGAAGGAAACAGGGCTGCAACCTTACACCATATCCCGAATTTTAGAAATGACCGGCCTAAGCTGCCGCTGCCTGTCTTCAATGTCATGCAACACCTTTCTTATTTCTGAAGGAGGCACTTTTTTAAACCCCTGGGCAAGATAGTATTTAAACAGCCCTCCAAGCCTGCCAAGGTCAGCGTTCACTTTAAGCGCAGATAAAAAAGCTTCTTGATCAAGCCTTGATTCAATCCGCTGGCCATTTAGAATCCGGCGGATATATTCAGAGACAGAAAAACCCGTCTGTTTGGCAAGAAGCTTGATTTGGCAGTATTCTTTTTTCGTTACATAAGCTTTGAGGATGATTTCCCGCTTATCTTTTTTCATGTAAAACCCCTGCGTTTTTTTATATGAAACACCATCAAGAACAACGGTGTTTGCCTGCACCATTATTCCTGATGGTGTTACCTTGTTAATTGGCCCATTCCCAACGGTTTTGTGATATTGCCTCCGTTATCTGAGCTTGTTCGTTTCGTGACTTTGCATAAATCACATAATATTCGTTGCCGTCGTCATCTTGGACCTTTCGGCCTATATTGGAACCGATATAGACTGGTTGTGATTGTGAATATTGTGAGTAGGCGGTGTATTGATTACTGTTCATGGCGGCATAATACTTTAAACAATATGCCGGTAATTCAGGATCAACTGCCATTACCGTATAACCAGAAGAGTGGTTGGAAATAGAACTAAAATTACGTCCCGTTGAAATGACCACTTTGACAAGATTTTTATTTAACTGTTCAACAGTGCAGGAAGAACAATTGTAATCAACGAGGACGTTGATCAAGCTGGACATCCCATCTGCATTTGAATCAGGACATTTTTTCAAAAAAGATTTCCGGGCGTCCCTGGTGTCGGATAATTTCTTTTTTTTGATGCTGAAAAAATAATTTAAAGCAGGGTCACATTCGTCCGGCCTGTCGCCCGAAGACAAGCATAAAATAGATTCGCAAGCCAATTTCTGTTCATTTGTTAATTCATCATCTCCCCATGAGAGAGGCGTTTCTCCTAAAAAAACTATCCAAAAAAGAAAAATCGTAATTGTTGCTGAAAACTTTTTCATTTTAAAATCCTTAGTTTTTGTGTTTCCGATTGAAATCCATAATCGTTTCCTATTTCGGCGATATCCTCAATTTTTCGGCCTTCTTTGGTCCGTTTGATAAAAATCACCAGATCAACCGCCTCTTGGATTAAATCATCCATGGGATTCGGCACAACTTCGGCAATCAGCTGCTGCAGCCGGACCAGTCCTCCGGCACAGGAATTTGCATGAACGGTGCACACGCCTCCCGGGTGACCGGTATTCCACGCCTTTAACAGGTCAAGGGCTTCACCGCCCCTTACTTCACCAACAACGATTCTGTCCGGCCGAAGCCTCATGGTGGCTTTGAGAAGATGCTGCATATTGGTGTTCCGGTTTGTACGCAGCATCACCTTATTTTTTGACAGGCACTGTAGTTCGCTGGTGTCTTCAATAATGACAAGCCGCTCATCACCGGCAATATTTGCCAATTCTGCGAGAATCGCATTTGTCAGGGTTGTCTTGCCGGAACCCGTTCCGCCCACCACCAGGATGTTTTTTTTGTTTGCAATGGCATCACAGATGATTTGTTGCTGATCCGATGACATGATTCCCGACCGCACGTAATTATCCAGGGTAAAGATATTGATCGCCTTTTTGCGGATTGTGAACGTGGGATTGGCCACAACCGGAGGAAACAACCCTTCAAACCGGCTGCCGTCCAGGGGCAGCTCGCCTTCAACAACGGGAGAATCCTTTGTAACGACCGCGCCCAGCATGGACGCAACCTGGCTCAGTATTCCGGAGGCAGAAGATGCAGGAATGGCGGACACTTCCACCATGCCTTTATCAAACGTATCGAGCCATAATTTGCCGTCAGGGTTGAGCATGACTTCAATCACGTTATCATCATCCAGGGCCTGGGTAACAATGGGGCCTAAATTATGTTTCAAACTGTCCAATACAACGCTCATTTTCATTCCTTTCTGATACTTTTTTAAAAAACAAAGAGAGGGGTGATCGTATCCATTATTGAAGATTGAGGTACAAACCCGAGATACCGGCTATCCAACGAGTATTTGGTGTCGCCGATTACAACGAATTGCGCAGAAGGCACGATGCCTGTTTTCGGGGAAAAGGGCGTAATCACCCGGCCTTTGCTGTCTGTATCCGAGGCAGGGGGTAATCGGTATGCCTGCCCTGGTAAAGCAGCCACACGTTTCATTAAAGGTGTATTTTTAACGTACTTGGATACAAGAGGTTGTTGTGCAGCCGTGGGATGAAAAACAACAAAGGAACCTTTGGCAATTGCCCGGGAGGTTTTTAAATATATACCTCGGGGCAGGCTGGCAGAACGATTGATATAACAGTATTGAGATACAAAAAAACAGACCGCAAAAAAGAGACTGCAGAGCAGCAAAATTTTATATTTCATTTTTCGAGACCTCTTGCGCTATGTGATCGGGCGGCGGGATTTTAACCCGCTTTTGAAAGACAGGATCTAAAAAATAGAGTATCTGCTGACCGTATACCGTGTTGTACCCGGCAACGAATATAAGCATATCACCAGGGGTTTTGATTCCCCCTTTTTCGTCTTTGACCGGGCCTTTCAACCGCATGCATTCATCCGGTGTGAGCAATGGTCTTGCAACTTCGCTGACCGATACAGAGGCATTTCCCATGCCGCCTAATCGTTTGCCGGAAACACTGGTCTTTTTGTCCACAACAGTGGTTTTCCCGGTCATATCCGACAACAGTTTTGCGGTTTCTATCTTGTTGGGTGCATATGCAATCCTGACATGGCAGTTCGATGTAATTGATTCATCCCTAGTATAGGCCTCCTGCAGCTGGGATAAATCCTGGACAATGATATAAGCCTTCACGCCGTAACCGGCCATAAACGCCAGGGCCTTTTGCATGATTTCCAACTTGCCCAGGCTGGTGAATTCGTCCAGCATGAGCAACAGCCTGTGTTTATAACTCACTACGGCCTGCCCGTTTTCAAACTCCATTTTCTGGGTGAATTTTCTTAACGCCAGATTGAAAAACACGCGCAGCAGAGGCCTTAACCTGTCCAGGTTGGCAGGGGATACAACCAGGTATAAATCAACAGGAGTTTCAGAATTCATGATATCTGAAATGAAAAAATCAGACTCAGAGGTGTTTTTTGCGACAATGGGATCACGATACAAAGAAAGGTTTGTAACAGCGGTGGATACGACCCCGGATAACTCTCGGTCAGCTTTGATCACAGCTTCACCGGCATAACTGTCAATGGTTGATTGTATGTTGTCTGCCAGATCCGTATCCATATCCGGATACCTGTTTTTTAAAATTTGTGCGTGTTCCTTGTCTATCATGGCATAGAGCAGGTTTTTCACATCCCCCTCATTGTCGCTTTTTGTAATTTCGGCCACGACATCTGCAAGGGTTGCACCCTGCTTTGATACAATGACATGCAAAATTAACCCGGTCAGCAAGGCATACCCGGCCTGGGTAAAATAATCTTTCATGCCCTTACCATCCGGATCACAGATCATTTGTGCAATATTCTGGGCATCCGCAATGGCGTGATTGGTATTAATCCGCACTTCAGCCAAAGGATTCCATTTAGCAAAAGAGAATGTTTCATCGGCAGGATCAAACTTAAGAAGTTTATGATGTAATTCTTTGGATCTATAGCCTGATGTCAATGCGTAATTTTCACCTTTGATGTCCAGGGTTACGCTTGAGCCCGGCCAGGCAAGTAGAGATGGGATAACCAGGCCCACACCTTTACCGGATCGGGTTGGCGCAAATGCTAGAATATGCTCCGGACCGTTATGGATCAGGTATTTGGTTCCCCTGGTCAATGGAAAGCCGCCGACATATACACCTTCTTTGGCATCAAGTCCCATAGCGGCCAACTCTTTTTTCTTTGCCCAGGTTGCGGTGCCGTGCAGATTTAAATTGCCTTTCGGCTTTTTCCTGAGAAGCAGGAAAAAGCCGAAGGCCGTGCTGAGGACAAAAGTACCGAAGATCAAGTCAACCCGGTTACCCACCGGGGTATCTATTATGTATTTGTTCCATTCAAACACCTTCCAGGGAAGGTAATACGTATCAAACGCCGGTCGGCCCAGGTCAGGATGGTATCGTAATGCCTTGGCTACGGTTTGCGTGGCGTAACTCATAAATGCAAAGGCCCACAACAAAAAACAAACCGGGAAAAGAAGCGGATACCTGCTTTTTTTTGCCTTGGCCTGCTTAAGGCCGTATTCTTGTTTTTTCATCGTTCAAGCCCTACGCCTTTATCTTTGGAAAGATATTTGATTTGGGATTTCAACTGACTTTGAACTCGACTCTTACCCATCTTGCACTTGGCCAGGTCATTGAAATCCGTGTACCCAAGCTTTTTTGATTCATCCGTAAATTTGGGGATAATGACTTTAGCACCAACGGCCTTGGCGGCTTTTTCGGCTTTTTTCACACCCACATTGTTTTTTTTGGCGTGGTCATTATCAGCACAAATGAACAACTCAGCCGAGGGCATCAATTCCCGGATTTGTTTGGCCACATTTTCAAGGTTATTTGCATCAAAACAGACCACCGCTGGAAGGTGGCTCACATCATTAAGGGTCTTTCCCGTTGCAAATCCTTCAGCCAGCAGTATGGGTTTTTGTTCGTCGAGTTCGCCTATGGTATAAGCGTTCCCAGATTTTTTCCCGCCGGTCAGAAATTGCTTTTGCCCATCCTCGCCGATGAACTGCAGGGATTCGATTTTGTTGGTTTTAAGATTTTTGGCAGGGACAATCAGCCGGTTGTTTTTATCAACCCGGTATCCTTTGTCGCCATTGATCTTTTTATCTGTAAGGTATGGGTGGGACGTGGTTTTTTCGGCATTAATGTAAATGCCGAACGCTTTTTTAGCTGCTGCGGCGTGATCCTGGTCCCGCTCGGCTGCCCGTGCTTGTTTATTTCCTGATGTAATGACTGTTTTACCGAGTTCTCCTTCATATTTGAAATTGGCTTTTTCCCCGGTTTTATGATTTTGAATGAACCCCGCAGGCCTGCCGTCGGGATAAAGCGTATATGCCCCGGATTTTTTACCGCCCTTATCTCCTTCAACCGCTACACGGTGCAGCTTGCCGTCCGCCTGGGGGCTGTCAATTTTCAGGCCAAGTCTGGAAGCCTGATCCTGGAATTGAGCAGTTACTTTGTTCATGTCAAGACTATCCTGGGCAGGTTCGAGCCATTTTTTAAAAGGGGCCTGGTCAATTTCAGATTCAACAAACCAGGATTTTTCCTGTTTATCCCATTTTGCACCCAGGGCCTTGGCTTCATCTTTCTCTGAATACGGCACGTTGATATACATCCTGGATAATGCCGGATCTCTTTTTTCGATTTGCGAATTTTTGGATAGTTTCGGGGCAGGGGAGGGCACCTGGGGAGATGGAACAGATTTGGACTTTTTTTCAAGGGAAGGGGCGATATTCTTCAGATAGGTTACTATTTCACGCTGGGAATCATCCAGTTCCTTGTTAAAAGCTGATAACGGATCACTTTTATAGTGCTCGGGCATTAAATCATCAAACAAATCGGGATTGCCCATGGCCACAGTTATTTTTTCCGTATACGAAAACAAATCTTTGTGATCAATACGGTATTTATCGGCTTTCGCCTGTAATCGTTCCGCTTCTTTTTGTGTTGCTTTACCTTTCTCTAAATCAGGCCCCATCAGGTATTCAACGATTTTTTCAGCGTCTTTCATTGCAAACCCGAGTTCTTTTGCCCGATCTTCCGGCTTTATGGCTTTCAGCCAGGACGAAACATACGCTTTATTGCTCTCTTTGGATTCGGCAGAATAGCCAATGCCAATTTGAGAACACACCAGCCAGCTTGATATTTCCGCCCTTAATTCTTCCTTGGCCCTGGAATCCTTATCCGCATAGTCAACGCCCCTGTCCAGCATTGATTTATGGGCTGTAGCATGGGACAGTTCATGAAATATTGTGGAATAATATTTTGACTTATCGTCAAATTGTGACTTGTCCGGCGTTTCAATGGAATGGGTTAAAAAATTATAAAACGCCTTATCAAGCTGACTCCCTGTGATTTCCACATTGGCAGATGCTATCAGCTTTTCTGCTTTATCTTCCGGCTTCCAGGCAGGCTCCGGGTGCCTGTATGGTTCCACTCCTTCAATCTGGGTGGCATTAAAAACAGAAAAAGTTTTGAAAATAGGTTTATTGACCTTAGTTATTTTCTCTTCACCGTTTTCATCTAGGATGGGCTTTCCTTTATCATCAAGCTCTTTTTCCAATCTGGCAGGCGAGTAAAAAAATCCTTTGGAGGCTTTTTGCCCTTTTTTGACAAAACAATTCATATCTTTCGCCTGGTTGAACGTCATCCACCTGGGGTCATTGTAGCCGCTCATTGCCAGGTTAATCAGGTTTACACCTTTATAATTCTGGTCCGTGGTTAAATTTTTAGGCAATTCTAACAACAGACCTTCTTCCCACGGTTTCTGCCAGGGCGCATCGCCTTTTTCAATGGCCTCTAAAACCCTTTTGGAAAAATCATTGAGCTGGTCTTGATATTTACTCATAATTCAACCCCTCATTCTCTAACTGTACTTTTTGCATTCTGGCTAATTCTTCAGCAGAAATTTTGATAAGGCCAAAGGATTCTTCCGCATATTCGGCAACATCCCCCGGGATATCGTCAGAATCAAAATCAAGGGTATCCAGTTGTCTTTTCAGCCAGGCGATGTACTCATCAACGGTCATGTTGCGTTTCATTGCAAAGTATTCAAAATCCATTATTATTCTCCTTCTTTTCTGTGAACTGGGGCTTGCCGTTATCGTCAAAATACGTTTGTTTACATTTGGGAAAGCCGGAGCATCCCCACCAATAATTATTCTTGCCTCCTTTTCCTTTTTTCTTTGATTCCCGTTTCACAAGCGGTTTGCCGCAGGCCCGGCACTTGTGTTCTGATAATTCTATTTTTTTCTTTGGTGTTAAATCCGGCTTGCCGTTTTTATCATTGAGGAATACAGGCTTGGCATGTCCATCCTGGTTGAAGCATGCCCAATACCACGCCCCTTTTTTGCTTTTTTGCCTGTGTAACGGCCGGTCGCATTCCGGGCAAAGATGGGTTCCCGGTAAAGGGTCTAATTGAAGATCAAATATTGCTTTGACAAGTTCCGGGACCTGGGTGGTTTGATCCGTCATAAATGCGGACAGGCTTTCGTTACCGTCAACGATGCCAGAAAGCCTTGATTCCCATTGTGCCGTTGTCACGGGATCAGTGAGTACTTCAGGGGCCATTTTGACCAGCTGCCGGCCAAGATCAGTGGAAATGATCTTCTTTTTCTGGAGTTCTATCAGCTGCCGGGCTTTTAATGTTTCGATGATCCCGGCCCTGGTCGCTTCAGTTCCGATGCCTTCATTTTCTTTTAAAGTCTTTTTGGCTTCGGTATCTTCGATAAACCTGTGGATATTTGCCATAGCCTCAATGAGGGTGCCTTCGGTGAATCTTGCGGGTGGTTTGGTTTTTTGGGATTTAATATCAACCTGGCCTGCGGTTATACCGTCGTTCTGGTGAACCTCTGGCAAAATTTGATCTTCTGCGGTTTCATCCTCTTGTTCCCTGATGAAGGCTGTCCAGCCAGAATTTAGTATATTTCTGCCCGTTGATTTCCAGACAGTATGATTGATCCCGGTCAGAATTTTCTGCGCTTCATATTCCATGGCTGCATAAAACTGAATACAAAAGATTTGGGCAATCATACGGTACAGGGCAGATTCATCAGCTGACAGGTTAGAAGGCGTTTCACCCGTAGGGATAATGGCATGATGGGCAGTTACTTTTTTCGTATTGTATGCAGCGCTTTTGATAGAACAATCCGTATTCCCGGCAATTTGTTCAAATCCGGAAACGTTTGCCAGGGCTGCAAGCACACTGTCTGCTTCATCAAATTGCTCTTCCGGCAGGTACCGGCAATCTGAGCGGGGATATGTTGTCAGCTTTTTTTCATAAAGTGCCTGGGCCACATCAAGCACTTGTTTTGCTCCCATACCGAGTTTTGAAGATGCAGCTTTTTGTAAAGAGGACAGGCAATGGGGTAACGGCGGATTCTTTTTCTTTTTTTCTTTGTAGGCTTCAAGAATTTTACCCGCCTGGCTGCTTACCTCTTTTTTGAGCCGATAGGCTTCATCAGGATTGATTAAACGGCCCTGGTCATCCAGCCCTTTTTGTGTGTCAAGGGGTTGAAACGTACCGGTGAAAGAACCTGCTTCATGAATAATTTCAACATGCAGGGTGAAATACGGATGAGGTTTGAAGTTTTCAATAGCCAGGTCCCGGTTGACCACCAGGGCAAGGGTAGGGGTCTGGACCCGGCCAAGGGATAGCACGCCCTGGCTGCCGGCATCGCGACCTTTGAGGGTCATGGCCCGGGTGCAGTTCATGCCTACCAGCCAGTCTGCCTGGGCTCTGGCCCTGGCGGCATCACGCAGGCCGGTATAGTCACTATTGTCGGTCATGGAGGTCAGGGCTTTTTTAACTGATTTATCATCCAGGGCCGCAAGCCAGATACGTTCACAAAAACCGGCATAGTCGTGGTATTCCAACACTTCATCAACAAGAAGCTGCCCTTCTCTGTCCGGGTCCCCTGCATTGACGACCATTTCAGCATCCCGTAGCAGCTTACCTATGATCTTCATTTGTACGACAGCATCTTTTCTGACCGAGGCGTTAAAGGTGCCCGGTAAAATGGGCAGTTCCTCTTTTCTCCAAACCTTGTACTTTTCGTCGTATGCTTCGGGCTGGTCCATTTCCAACAGGTGGCCGAAGCACCAAGTAACGACATCTTGGCCGCATTCTATATAACCGTTCCTTTTTTCCACATTCCCCAGGCCTGCAGCAATGGCCCGGCCAAGAGATGGTTTTTCTGCTATGAAAAGTCTCATGATTTCTTTCTCCTTAATTGTTTCTTGTGAGTTTTAATTTTCATTTCAGCCTCTGCCCGCCCTTCAAGAAACCCGGCATACCAGCTTACAACCTCTGTGTTTTCCGGTTGGGACTCCTGTTTCCGGAGCCCCTCCTCATAGCCTTCTTGCCAGGATTTTTTATCAATTTTCATAATTTGCCTTCATACGGCTCGCTGAACTCTAAATCTTTAACCGCTATGATGTTCAGGCGATAACCAGGCCGGATGGTTAAGGTGGGGGACATATTCATATGTTTTTCAAGCAGGGCCATGGTTGTTTGCCCCATCTGATCGGCCAAGGCCGTTCCCATGGATTCATTGAGCGTTGTTGTTTCGTCACTGTTATCGCTGTCCAAGGTGTTCATGGCATAAGCAGTGCCGCCGGTGACAAGGCTCATTAGCAGGGCATGACCATAAATCCTGAAATAGTGGTTATTCACCTTGTCTTTCAGGCCGGTGTAACCCAGCTGGTCCCCGCCGGGCATATCCTTCAAGGTCATTGTCCGGCCATCAGGAAAGATTAATCGCTGCCAGACGACGAATACCCGTTCCTGGCCCATAATTATGTTGTTCTGATATTGGCCAAAGGCTTTGGTGCCCTGGGGGATGAGTAGGTTATAACCGGTTGCGGTATCCCAGACATTTTGACTGACCTGACCGCTGATATAGCCGGGCAAAGTTGAATCAATCCCGGTGATCAGCACCACAGGTATAATGGCCCCGGTTTTAATGGATAACGCATTGGTATCCTGATCCATGGAATAACCGTTATCCCACATTGAATCATCATTGCTTTCGGTTTGAGCTGATATGGATAAACCAGTTGTCGTTGTTACTGATGCTATGGATCGTGAATCGGCACCCCCAAGGCCAAGCCTTGCTTTAGCGTTTGCAAGTTCACTGTTTAAAGCGGACAATCTTGCTGAAGTTCCAGATTGCCCGCCGGTTTGGTCAGAAATACCAGAAGAGGCGCTGACAATCATTGAGGCGTTTTTTTTGTAAACAACCGGATTGGATTCCAAAGCCTGGCGTTGCTTTTCAAATCGGTACTGCAGAACGGTGACAAGCTGTTTTTGCCGCTGCTTATCTAAAGCGGCTTTTACAGGGTCCTGGGGAGGGGGATTCGCGCGTACAACCTCAATGGGCTCAAGGGCCTTTTGATCCCCCTTTTTCCCCTGGGTGTTCATATCGGTTTCAGACGCAAGGCCTTTGCGTTGTTTAGGGGCTTTGGGCAGATTAAGCCCTTCTTCATCTGTGGATACGGATGACTGCTGGGGTTCTATCAACAGGGTTTCCTGATCCTGATCCCCGTTTCTATTCTTTCTTTTATCTTCATCAAAGATTGAAAAAAGCAGCAGCAATACAATGATGGCAATGAACAGAAACAGCACTAAGATAGGCTTTTTGCTCAACACCGTTGTCATTACGCCCGGCCTTTGCAGCCCCCGTGGTGCACTCATTTTTTAACCTCGCGTTGGGTATAATTGTCTGCCAGGTTATATCCCGGCATGCGGAACATCCGGCTGAAACTGAATCCGTCACTGCTTTTAAGGTGGACGTATCCGGTGCCGGGATTTTGCGATAACACGTCAATGACATAGCAGATCTTGACAGCGCTCTGGGTCTGACTGATTGTATAACCGGCTCGTCTGGCCTGTTTTTCAATCAGTTCGTCAAAGGTTTTATTGCCGCTTTTAAGAAGCGTTATCGTGGTTTTTGCCGGTGGATATTGCAGGATCAGGCGGCTGATGATTTCATCACAAATCAGTAACGGCGGCTCAGAATCAATCGATACCCATGATCCTTTAGAAGAAAGATGGGTGCAGGAAAAACAGGTTAACGCCAGAAAAAAAAGAAGGGTCAGTCTGGTAAGCGGTTTCATTTTTTCGCCTCCAGCCGGGTCAGGGTTAATTCTTCCTTATCCTTGCCCACACCAAGGATTAAATAGCCTTGGTCAAAAATCCGGTCTACAATAAAACAGTTATTTTTAACCCGGCAGTTTACAAGACCTTTACCCGCCGCGGTTTTGACCATGAACATGGGCATTTCCTGCAATTTTGGCAGCTTGATATACGTTTTAACGCCGTTGTCAAAAACCTGCAGCGGTCTCCAGCCGGCATTTCCGGATATTTCATAATCAAAGTTTAAATTGGTAATATCAAAACCATCAGGAGTGGTCCTTTTCTCTTTTTCTTTGATTTCTTTTTCCCGGGCCGCTTTGGTGATTGCGATATGGTCCTGGGGATAGATGAAGCCTGTATACAGCATGTGTTTACTGCGGTCGGACTTGAGATTGATATGATAAACCCGCCGGTCAGTGGTGATCACTGCTGTGGTAGTGAGTCCGGAATCCAGGGCTTTGAAAACAACGTGACTTGTGCTGATATCGCCGCTACCGGAAAACACGATTTCTGCATACCATCGCGCGTTATCGCCCAGGACCATAGAATTGATTACTTCTCCGGGCTGCAATTCCAGATCAGCCACTTTATACGGTGTAACAATAATGGTTGGATTTGAATGTCCATAAACAAAACAGTTCATGCCGTTTCTTGTGGTGATGGGGTCCAGGGTGTTTTTTTGCCATCTTGACTGCAAGGCTAAAGGCTTTCTTTCTTTGCTGACCAATCTGGCTGATACGGGGCTTACAAAATCCGCAGCCCGGCATGTCGTCAAACCGGCAAAGAATACTGCTATTGCGATTGTAATTAGTTTTTTCATGGGTTAAACTCCTATTGTATCTTTTTGCTGTGGCTGATTTGCGACACATATATGCCGCTGGCATTGTTGATAATTTCTTGTTGTGTTTCTGGAATCTTGCGTTTGATGATAAGGTTTGCTTGATAGGTTGTCCGGGATCGTTCAACGCCTTTATGTGTGCGCTCTATCTCTGTCCATTCCACCAGCCATGTTTCTCCGCTGACATACAGAGGCAGGGCCAAAATCCGCACTTCTACCAATTTTTCTTCGCTGGAAATGTATGGATTATTGTCTGCATACCATTTAGCCAGGATTCTTTTTGCAGCACCAATTGACATGAAACTGGATTGCTTGATGTATTTTTCCTGCAGGGCGATATCAGCCGTGACCGTCCGCCAGGCCGTGATAAACTGGCCCAGGCTGTATTGAATCATCTCCTGGCTGGTCTCAAGTTTTTTGGCCATATGTCCGCCGCTGATCCGCCCGGCCCGGTCAACTTCAACCATGTACGGGATCACTTTTTGTTGTCTAAGCTGTATGATATTGCCGGCACCAAGCAAGATAGCTACAACCGAAACAAGCAGGGCTAACCACCGCCAAAGGTTTCTTTCCTTGATGAAAGATCCGAATACTTCAGCCCATGCCTGCCGTCCGGCGAGATAATGGTTTTGAATTCCTTT encodes the following:
- the trbG gene encoding P-type conjugative transfer protein TrbG → MKKLITIAIAVFFAGLTTCRAADFVSPVSARLVSKERKPLALQSRWQKNTLDPITTRNGMNCFVYGHSNPTIIVTPYKVADLELQPGEVINSMVLGDNARWYAEIVFSGSGDISTSHVVFKALDSGLTTTAVITTDRRVYHINLKSDRSKHMLYTGFIYPQDHIAITKAAREKEIKEKEKRTTPDGFDITNLNFDYEISGNAGWRPLQVFDNGVKTYIKLPKLQEMPMFMVKTAAGKGLVNCRVKNNCFIVDRIFDQGYLILGVGKDKEELTLTRLEAKK
- a CDS encoding type IV secretion system protein, which translates into the protein MSKGIQNHYLAGRQAWAEVFGSFIKERNLWRWLALLVSVVAILLGAGNIIQLRQQKVIPYMVEVDRAGRISGGHMAKKLETSQEMIQYSLGQFITAWRTVTADIALQEKYIKQSSFMSIGAAKRILAKWYADNNPYISSEEKLVEVRILALPLYVSGETWLVEWTEIERTHKGVERSRTTYQANLIIKRKIPETQQEIINNASGIYVSQISHSKKIQ